aatagataaagcAAAGAAATCGAAGCAGTGGTTTGTGGCAGAAAAGGTTGGCGACAACGCCTAACCCAACAACAAATTTCGATTTTAAttagcttgaattcaaattaaacaatatatttatccaaatcaaattgagatttacattaaattacctaatttgtaatttacattgaattatttaattgaattcggatttaaataaatttggtatgatataattatacttccgttttttaaaagaaatctCACCTGTCGTTTTGCCATTACATTGCCACAATCCATTATCGATGAAGCTGTTCACTAATTTTTTTCGTGCATAGGAAAGCAATCCGatgatctatattatatatgtttaatactCTTATGTTATATATTGTATGATCTTCATAGGAAAGCAAACAAATACTTTTGTgaaaaatatttgcaaaagGATGCACATATGTACTTTCACGTGAATGAAAAAATGGAAGCAAAGAAGCAATATTCCTTGTATGCAATACTCTCTGCAAGATATGCAAATATTTTTTGCTTCTTATCtttgcatatattttatattagtgTATTTATTTCTCCCTCATCTAaagttagatttgaatcgagtttattCGAGTTCGGCTTAAACTCGAGCTCTACTATACGTAAAccttgagctcgagtttggctctgctcaaatctaaccctaccCTTGTCTTCACTCTCTCTTCCTCTATATTCATTGTCTATGTGTTAAAGTTCAGTACTGGGCACTCTGCATTGAAGTAAGTTGGTGGCTAAATAAAGGCCAATATGACATAACTAAGGCCACTTCCATTTCTCAAATCTATGAACTGCATCATTCAAAATTGAATGTACCAGATCATCTTGTTCTTAAGCTTAACATGTTCATCATCACTAGGCCTGAATACTTTCATTACATgagaattttatatgttttctgTAAAAAATTGCAGTGTATGAGGTGTTTGAACACATGGCGTATTATGggatattatataaaatagtaaaaatatttaaaatgtaaaatgtacgatataaatatatatatatggaccAAATTAAGGCAAAGAATTCAATATCCTTTAATTTTTGTGTGAAAGAGTCCAATCTATTGAGCAAATCAACAACACTTTCTACACTCAGTATAAAGACAAAATACATGAAAGGCAGATGGGTTTGTTCTGACTCAAACAAAAACTTTCATTATGAAACTCATCtcctaaaaattttcatatcaagAAGCATATAGAAATTCGCTTAACAGCTAAGGCAGAGACTCCCAAAGTAAGTACAAATGAAAGCAAGAATTCAATCCTCCCTTAAATTCTTGCTTtcacatttcaaaattaaaatacatcaGTAAACGTAtcaatttaaatgatataaaaaaaatcaatgagatttatataatatatataaaagagtcaACATTTTAGTGCCAAACTATGACCTGCCACGTCAATGGCCAACAACCTCCGGACAAGTACACTCCTAGGATTCCAACAACCCTAGAATGTTTTCATTTCAACTAAATAAATATCCACCACGTGCCTTTCCACCGTAGACACTAAGTCGCTGTCGAGTCAACGGAGTCTGTCGAGGCGCCTACTCTCTACCTCGCTCGATATCGAACTCAGTTACAGTCCCACCACAGCTTGGGGAATTCCCCGAAGGAGATAAATTCCTACTTCTTTCTCTGCTTAGAATCCTCTTAAACGACAACATACGACTCACTGGAGATCGAAACGACGACTGAATCTGACTCTGACTCTGACTAGACAGTGAGTCACACCCAGTTGATTCGGTCTCAAAACCTTCGTTATAATTCCTCGTCGGAACCTCTATAGACACATTTACAACTTCCCTCGGCTTCCCCTTATCTTCAAACGATGACGTTCCCATCAGCTCATACTCGTGCTGACATGCCTCACATAACCCGGAACTTGAACCCGGCTCAGTCACTGAAACAACCGCATGAATTGGGTTTTCGGGCTCAGTCGTACATGGCTCCACAGGGGACCGACACAGAGGACAAGTGGAGTGAGAGTGGAACCACATGTCAATACACTCAGTATGAAAACTATGATTACACCTGGGTAATACCCGACCCGATTCATTCTCTTCAAATTCACACAAACAAACGGCGCAATCCAAAGACTCGGAATGGGTATTGGAGGTGTAGACGAAAACAGGGAGCGATTCCAAGACAGCAGCATCGAGACCGCGCGCGGCGTTGACGATGGGATTGGAGTTGGCGGGGTCAACATAGAAAACAAGATTAGTGCGCCGCCGGTAGCGGTTTCGGCGGATTTGGCGGCGACGCGCATTGTGTAGGTAGCAGCGAGAGTAGAGGTGTAGACAGACCATTAAAATAACAACgaagaataaaataacgatGCCGCTGAGCATGATTTCGCCACTGAGGGCGTAGGATTTATCGGACTCGGGTAAATTGGGGTGATCACTGAAGTCGTTGTTCATTTTGGCTTTGGTAGTTGGCTCCTATGAGGAGAAACTTGAAAGAAGTAAAGAGAGTGaggtttaagaaaattaatggaATGGGGGGTGGCGGAGGATTCTGGGAGAAATAAAGAAGGGGTTTTAAAAGAAAGGGAAGGACGAGGAAAGTTCTTGAGGGTTTCTTTACAATTAAGCGACTTTGGTTCCCACCTGCTCCGCAGTTTCTATTCCATCATAACGGACGCCAGACTTGACGCGGGATTTTTCCATTTCTTTATTTACCCTTCCTCTATTTGTTAATTCGcaattaatgataattaatttataggataataaattaaaagccaaaggactatggcccacccaagttttagagcattatcaaaatcatataaatgacaaatgaaaaatctaaacatctATCTATaggttaattataattaaaatttttaattaaagataaaggtaaaatcgttattttatctctaaacactaaaaaatttatatcatttcactatattcttaaagtttgaaaagtttagatttcatccATAAGGTTTGTTTCCTTTCTCTGGTCACCACCATTTTCAATTGACAATTAATACTTTCCACCCATCTTCCAAATCTACCCATGAAAGACAACAAAGGATAGTCATCCACCACAATGTCACGTTTGGACGACGTAACAAAAGACAATAAAGTGTCATCCTTCGTTAGAGAAAACTATCGCTTCTTCTCGATAACTAGTcagattttttaagttattgaGGATGAAACTTGGAAAGtaggaaaaatgaatttttcaaaatttaattataagagaaaatagttagttttctaaattaagggggaaatgataaaatttttagggggcgtttggtttaggtaatgttttattaccaaaataaaaagattaccttgaagatagattacttaaaagattactgggtataaatgattactatgtttgataaaatttgataggtataaataattattgtgttttgttaaaggtaataaaagattactagtaaattattttacttaaatacccttgaatataattatttttaaatattttttatattatttgtcatattaattaaaaataaatttatttttatatcaaaaaattaataaataataatataattataataaactcaagattatctcagtaatctttaaatacctaaggtgaaggtggtaatcagactgccacctatattacctgtcacgtcagcattggtaatagaagattactgtaatcttttattactgacaaaccaaacaaaagaataaaagatagattaccaaggtaatcttaaaatctcTCAACTAAACGCCCCCTTAAGGTTTTATGGTTTAAAGGTAAGATGgtgattttatccttacctcaaaataaaaattttaataacaattaactcATGAATAGATGTTTGTATTTTTCATCTATCGtaggtatattttttatattggactaaaacttgggtggaaacttgtccttttccttaaattaaattatcttaacTAGAGACTTATTAGAATTTACctaacaaatatttattttatttcgtTTGATGTATTAtataacaatgaaaaaaaaaagtcttgtACCATTAAGTTGAcgtgaaaaataatttaaaaagtactataattattatatttattttaggtatgaacaaattataaattaatattagttttggtaccattttacttttaatatatatggttttatatgttaatgatatttaagtaaaataataccgttgtattcttttatttctattaatcaaacataataaacatttatatatttcaatgtacttaaatatagtattatttatttatattaatataatgtatCTTTGTAAATTGTAGTAATTTTCTagttttggtaataaaatattaccaaattcAAACACGTACTAAAAATTATAAGGATATAGCTATTAGAATAgggattaataattttatccatatgTATAAAGGAGATATATAACAAATACAATCATATTCAACTCATGAACTACATGTAGGTTGCGAAATTCTAGtgaaaaaaactcatttttcaaattaaaacttattataaatgagtttaaaaattattatatagagttaaatgatatattttagagtttgaaattgattttcACATGCTTATggttaaaaaattgtattttacaTTTGAGGTATgaattttagaatttcaatgGTTGAatattgtgtgtgtgtgtgtgttttttttaatgggaaattgctttaatattaacaaaattttgattcaagaaTAATTACAATGTGATTTTGACAAATAGAAGTAGATTTAACATAAAATAGTGATAACGTCATCGGTAGGTGTGATTATACCCATTGAGTGAATCACGTCCATTAACACTATTCATCAGAGAGGAAATGTAATTTTCCAATAAGGAAACGTTTGGTTTGCgtaatgggatattaattaaaataggcaaaaaattttccgcttaaacctttttaggcaaatgcacagtagttttacttttataagcaattttttttgtaactccaaaaataccctcccagccctGTATACGTAGGCGCTGGAAGGAAGGTTTGAGTGTGtgggtgcgtgcggagtgcgcgcggtgcgtgcaGTGTATATGCGGTGCGCGAGCAGTGCGTGCACAGTGTGTGCAGTGCGTGCGCGGTGCGCACACTGTGCACACactgcatatattttttttatatataatattatattattatatatatttattatattataatattatatatatttaaaaattattattattattatttatatatattatattaaatattataatatttattatatatatatttattatatttttttaatataatattatattatttaatatatatatatataagaaagggtgcgcgcactGCACGCACtctttcttatatattaatataatatattatatattatattaatataatatttaaaaaatatattaaatatatatatattaaatattataatatatataaataataataataataatttttaaatatatattatattattatatatataatattataatataatattatatatatatataatatatgcagTTTGTGTATAGAGCGCGCGCACTGTGCACACACTGCACGTGCActgcacgcacccacgcactcaaaCCTTCCTTCCAGCGCCTACGCATACAAAgttgggagggtatttttggagttacaaaaaaatttgcttataaaagtaaaattactgtgcgtttgcctattttaattaatatcccaatgttttattaccaaaatagaaagattaccttgaagatagattacttaaaagattactgggtataaatgattactatgtttaataaaatttggtaggtataaataattattgtatttggttaaaggtaataaaagattactaataaattattttacttaaatgcccttaaatataattatttttaaatattttctatattatttgtcatattaattaaaaataaatttatttttatatcaaaaaattaataaacaataatataattataataaactcaagattacctcagtaatttttaaatacctaaggtaaatgtggtaatcagattaccacctatattacctgtcatatcagtattggtaatagaagattactgtaatattttattactgataaatcaaacaagggaataaaaaatatattaccaagATACTCTTAAAAGACgccaaccaaacgccccctaagtaTTTTTCAaggttatataatattttacttgacATTATGCTAATGATGGTATATGATATTTGATGGTAGGTGTTTAAGGGGCAAATTATAGGTGCAATGCCTAATAAGACTTAGATGACATTTTCTCATAGAATGTGAAAATTGCCATTTTATAGTTTaggaattttttaatttttgtttgagtttagctttttccttttttaataagTGATTTGATGTTGGAATTaatcaaagtttcaaaattttaagggatcAGTAACCAAATCTAAAAGGAAAAACTTTATTCCTCATACCATCTGTTGACCCTTaggtgttttgatgatgataaaaatataaattaaaaatactaatatattcaaAGAATGtgtaaaacattacaaaatagacaaaatgtgaaaattgcaaaataaaaccCCAGGAATGATCGGCTCGACAGGCGGCATGCTTGACTCATGAAGAATATTAAGCCAGTTATGAAGTCATGCCCATGTCGTTCCTTAGTCGTGCATTCTTCTAGAATCTAAGCCAAAGTTTAATGTGGTTATGTCTAGTTGTTCCATTCAAGTAGTCAGTTATGCCATACCATTTCCAAGTCATACACAAGGGAGACATTTCGGAACCAAGCAAGGCTTAGTTGTTCAAGGGATGCTCAAAAGGGAAAAGTCAACATAATGCATGTCCAACCATTCTAGATTACTCATGCCACTCATGCTTAATCTTTTCTAAAGGGAGCTAAGGAGCAAGATCATGCAAGCAAGTTGGACATGGTCAAAGtcaaaggtcaaaagactaaaAGTAAACAAAATTTGTGTACTAACCATGCCGAAGAATGGTCGTTTGTTCCAAATACAAAATCAAGACATTAAGCAACTTGTGCGACATCTTAACTTGTGTGTCGTGCTTTCTTTtggaattttcaaaacttaaagtCTTGAAGAAGAAGTCAACTATCCCAAAGCCATTTGTCCATTCTTCATGTAGTGCAAGCATTTAAAGCCAACCATTGAGAACTCTGACCGAGATTAACCtttagttgaaaaaaaattagtatgatCGTTCCATTTAAACAGCTACCTATTCTAATGTTGTTTCAATGTCAATTTTGGAAGTCAAACAACTAGATTTTCAATTCCAATAGTACGATTACAATTTCGACCATagtaagtatataaatagagcAAGTTTGAAGTGGAGAAGGGTTAGAAAAACATATTGATACATTCTTAAGCAAAATTACTTCATTGCTCTCTTACTCTCTTTCTGTCACTAAACTAAACTCACATATTTAAGAGAACCATtgtttctaattatatttttagccTTTGTGAGACATTCAATACTCAAAATTTGTATTCCTAAACACTTATGGGTGAAATCTTGTGTCAACTATTGTATTAAGTATAATCCAGACAAACTAAGTGTAAAGAAGATTTACAAGTGATAATGGAAATCTAACTCAATTATTTTTCTCCACTGCATTAACCATGTCTTTAGAAAGATTTGCATGCATAAAATATAACcttaaatatcttttatctttatcaaGCACCAGGGAACCTTTGGTGAGTTACCATTGGCCATTTTTGATGGTATTACAGAAACCTTCATCATCGAGTCTGCCTATAGAGATCAAATTCATACGAATATTTGGAATatgtttgacattttttaaaactaacctTGTACCATTCTCCATCTCCAAACACACATCTCATTTGCCAATAACTCTCACTAGGTTGTGATTTCCTATTCTACTAGTACCAAAATTTCCTAGAGTGTAGAATGAGAAGAATTCTTTACGAGATGTGACATGAATGGAAGCACCACTGTTGATCATCCAACTAGTCTCTTTAGTCATAAGGTTGacaacatcatcatcataaaaGACATTGAATTCATTGAGGATGTTTGCTTGTTCATCATCACTactataatttttcttcatatcTTTGTTCTTCACTTGTTCCTTTTAGAGCTATTGACAAAACCTTTTGATGTGACCTTTCTTTTTATAGTGTTGGCACTCAACATTAGCATACTCGTTCAACTCCTTTACTTTTATCTCTTTGCTTTGAACCTTGAGTCTTGCTTCTCCCCCTGAAATCTGTAACAAAGATATCTAACTGTGATGAAGAGGAACccttttgtctttgtctcaaTCTCTTCATTCAGAATACCACTTTTGACAAACTCAATATTTACTACACCATTAGGTGCAAAATTTGTAAGTGAAATCTTCAAAGTTTTCCATGATTGTGGTAAAGAAGCAAGCATCATGAGACCTAGAATTTCATTGTCAAAATTTATGCCCATCCTCGACAACTGATCCAAGATCCCTTGCATTTCATTCAAATGATCTACCGCTAAAGTACCATTTCAATATTTCACTTGCATAATTTtgttagataaaataatttgttgttGTCGATTTTTGAAGCATAGAACTTCTCAAGCTTATTCCACAATGTCCATGCATGAGTCTCACTACAAATGTGATTATACATATTATCTTTAACAAACTACCAAATGAAGCTACACACTTTCTTATACTCAAATGCCCATTACTTGTCAGTTTTTTCTTCGGGTTTTGTTGTAGCAAACACCAGTAGATGTAATTTCATCACAAAGAGAAGATCCTTCATCTTGTTTCTCCATATGTGGTAATTTGTACCATTCAAATTTACCATTTTGCTTGTCTTAGCCTCCATTGTTGTAGTATTCCCAGAACAAAAATTAGCCTCTCATATCACTTTGTCGAGATTGAGTGTGGTGCaatgagatttttctttttcacgaAGTTAAAATATTgcagaaaataatgaataaaaatgacACCAATATTTTACATGGTTCACCCTTTGAAATGGGGTACATCCATAGGACAACTCCAAATAAAACTTCAACTAATAAAATAGTAGGTACAATGAGAATCTTCTCTAGATTAATActaaaggaataaaaaatagagatcTCACCAAAATAATGGCTTTCAAGGTGTTTCCCAAACCCTAAATACTTTCCTCGCTGTTTTGTCACTCACCTTAAACTTTCTCACGATTTTCTTGAAAACACTTACTCTAGTACACTCCTCAAAACACTTGTTTTGGTTTACTTCAAGACACCACAcacttatgaaaaaaaatgaaaaaaggacTTTTATTTATAGACAAGACATACTAAGTGGCTAATCCAAGTgacctttttgttttcttcccatgacttttcttcttcatctccctttgtttattattattattattacatgtgTGGCTCTTAATGTAGGAAGGACCCACTAACAAACGGCACAAAGGAAAAAGTGAAGGAGGTTAGTAATGATGATACAATGTCGCCGATAAGTTCAAGCACTTCAATGAAAAAAGAGATTGAGGAAATAGAGAATCCGTTTGAGATGGATCAAGATTGTGAATTTAGTGAAGGGTTTTCTCATTTATACAAACTGGCATTGATAGACCAGGCGAACCAGTCTCATGAAGATTTCTTCACTAATTTGGGAGAAATAGAAGTTGACCCTCTTAACCTCTTATTTAGCCATGGATTCAATGAAGAtgtacaaaaagaaaacaagggAATCCATTTAATCTCTTTGATTGGTTAGAAGACAACAACAACAATCTCCATTTGGAGAATCCAAGAGGGGTTTATAACAAGACCTTGAATCAACTGGAACTAGTCTTGGGCACAGTTCATGAACCAACGGTTTTGGTTTGAAActgccggttcacggttcgaaaaaaTAAGGACCTTGAACTgaaaccgtaataggacggTTCGTAACCAGTTTGAAACCGATGGTTTCAGTTCATGACCCTGGTTCAGAATCGACTGTTTTGGtttgaaaccgatattgaaccgtcaattctaatacatgatcttgatttaatttttaaattattaattacaataattgaaaattaaaagaagtgcttgaacttaatttttcaattaaacttcctacgtatcttttgagatttagaagaatcaaaacctacgtagttctcttacctttgcatatctaatagctagCAGTACCttcttaccttatcattcacctccactatcttgagtattattttccgtcatcgaactatccgtcgttaaatcaaacgattcttcattgaagtccacttttatttcttgttggcgtaatttgGCTTTTGTCCAATCGTTCAcgcatacttgggcttcaatagattcgagagccaaacttgatcgcctctcatccaatatattactcctttgactaaaagttt
Above is a genomic segment from Mangifera indica cultivar Alphonso chromosome 3, CATAS_Mindica_2.1, whole genome shotgun sequence containing:
- the LOC123210598 gene encoding RING-H2 finger protein ATL2-like; the protein is MNNDFSDHPNLPESDKSYALSGEIMLSGIVILFFVVILMVCLHLYSRCYLHNARRRQIRRNRYRRRTNLVFYVDPANSNPIVNAARGLDAAVLESLPVFVYTSNTHSESLDCAVCLCEFEENESGRVLPRCNHSFHTECIDMWFHSHSTCPLCRSPVEPCTTEPENPIHAVVSVTEPGSSSGLCEACQHEYELMGTSSFEDKGKPREVVNVSIEVPTRNYNEGFETESTGCDSLSSQSQSQIQSSFRSPVSRMLSFKRILSRERSRNLSPSGNSPSCGGTVTEFDIERGRE